The following are from one region of the Coccinella septempunctata chromosome 7, icCocSept1.1, whole genome shotgun sequence genome:
- the LOC123316902 gene encoding uncharacterized protein LOC123316902 produces MGVQTRLLFLIFCSYGCSAIPSSMIDQIKAREMRPNKVKRVSIAAEEPEESLGIGNHYYGNPTAIKRGTEMKNEAADDESSDDNDWSPSEQAIYQNVDNDFQSTVYNDESSQSANDMDDYDKGLQYGNREKFDEAIENAVLKSEFYGNLEGDKKKRKKRNSRQYSFGNSAASDDLSPEEVLDLLTLYESERQKPEDTLSNLEQDNSIWLDVPVRPGAILPSSSNFGPAYHLDRSPSNFEKSRWSDTRNNKRFMVAKKRNDPTREIRYINGPTKHDYYFLSQLLNNRRETNVPVFHRYVL; encoded by the exons ATGGGGGTCCAAACAAGGCTGCTCTTCCTGATTTTCTGTTCATATGGATGCTCGGCGATACCTTCGTCTATGATAGATCAGATCAAGGCTAGGGAGATGCGACCTAATAAAG tgaAGAGAGTCTCAATAGCCGCTGAAGAACCCGAGGAAAGCCTGGGGATCGGCAACCATTACTATGGAAACCCGACTGCCATCAAGAGAG GTACGGAGATGAAAAACGAGGCAGCAGATGATGAATCGTCCGACGACAATGACTGGTCGCCCAGCGAACAGGCCATTTACCAAAACGTCGATAACGATTTTCAATCAACGGTGTACAACGACGAGTCTTCTCAATCTGCAAACGATATGGACGACTACGACAAAGGTCTTCAGTACGGGAACCGAGAAAAATTCGATGAGGCCATAGAGAATGCAGTGCTGAAGTCTGAATTCTACGGGAACCTGGAAGGCGATAAGAAGAAGAGGAAGAAACGCAATTCCAGACAGTACAG TTTTGGCAATAGTGCAGCATCCGACGACCTGTCCCCAGAAGAAGTTCTAGATCTCCTGACATTATACGAGAGTGAACGTCAAAAACCGGAGGACACTCTGAGCAATCTAGAACAGGACAACTCGATTTGGTTGGACGTCCCAGTACGACCAGGAGCAATCCTTCCCAGCTCATCGAACTTTGGCCCGGCTTACCACTTGGATCGTAGTCCGTCGAATTTCGAAAAATCCAGATGGTCGGATACCAGAAACAACAAGCGCTTCATGGTCGCGAAGAAGAGGAACGATCCCACTAGGGAAATACGGTACATCAATGGACCAACCAAGCATGACTACTATTTTCTCTCGCAATTATTGAACAATAGGAGAGAAACGAATGTTCCTGTTTTCCACAGATATGTTCTCTAA